A region from the Anomaloglossus baeobatrachus isolate aAnoBae1 chromosome 11, aAnoBae1.hap1, whole genome shotgun sequence genome encodes:
- the SLC37A2 gene encoding glucose-6-phosphate exchanger SLC37A2, which produces MRSSLAPAIRLLRVVSRDSWYRGSIIVLTFLFYTSYHLSRKPISVVKSQLHRNCSEIPNPPANISENDTTWCSWPPFDQSNYKALLGSLDTSFLVAYAIGMFISGIFGERLPLRYYLSGGMVVCGVFTAFLGLGYYWNIHALWYYILFQILNGLAQTTGWPSVVACMGNWFGKGKRGFIMGIWNSHTAVGNILGSLIAGAFVSTAWGLSFIVPGIIIGSFGIICFFFLVECKSLKCCPLVWVCGYCALMPCSVPVPCSVPVPCSVPVPCSVPRSVPPFCTPLYKCRLFLAAHFDPKKAGDMSTLFDAGGILGGILAGAISDYTGGRAITCSIMLILTAPMLFIYNQFGQTAVSTTVAMLILCGMLVNGPYSLITTAVSADLGTHESLHGNAKALSTVTAIIDGSGSIGAALGPTLASVLSSKGWNYVFYMLIVADLLACLFLARLVYKEIKELCPCFRKAQGNSLTLKHSNSGTCD; this is translated from the exons ATGAGATCCTCCCTGGCTCCGGCCATCAGGCTGCTGCGTGTGGTGTCCAGAGATAGCTG GTATCGCGGCTCCATCATCGTCTTGACCTTCTTATTTTACACCAGTTATCACCTCTCCAGGAAGCCGATCAGTGTGGTGAAG AGTCAACTGCACCGAAACTGCTCCGAGATCCCCAACCCCCCCGCAAACATCTCCGAGAACGACACCACGTGGTGCAGCTGGCCGCCGTTCG ATCAGTCCAATTACAAAGCGCTCCTGGGTTCCCTGGACACGTCCTTCCTCGTGGCTTACGCCATTGGCATGTTCATCAG tgGTATTTTTGGTGAGCGTCTCCCCTTGCGCTATTACTTGTCTGGCGGTATGGTGGTTTGTGGGGTCTTCACTGCCTTCCTAGGTCTGGGCTATTACTGGAATATTCATGCCCTCTGGTACTATATCCTCTTTCAG ATACTGAATGGATTGGCGCAGACCACGGGCTGGCCGTCAGTCGTCGCCTGCATGGGAAATTGGTTTGGTAAAGGAAA GAGAGGATTCATCATGGGAATCTGGAACTCTCACACCGCTGTGGGGAATATCTTGGGGTCACTGATTGCGGGGGCGTTCGTCTCCACAGCCTGGGGTCTCTCCTTCATCGTGCCCGGAATCATCATTGGATCCTTCGGAATAATCTGCTTCTTTTTCCTGGTGGAATGTAAGTCCCTGAAATGCTGCCCTCTAGTGTGGGTGTGCGGGTACTGCGCCCTGA TGCCCTGTTCTGTACCAGTGCCCTGTTCTGTACCAGTGCCCTGTTCTGTACCAGTGCCCTGTTCTGTACCCCGTTCTGTTCCCCCGTTCTGTACCCCATTGTACAAGTGCCGTCTCTTTCTTGCAGCTCACTTCGATCCCAAGAAGGCCGGAGACATGTCCACGCTGTTTGATGCCGGCGGCATTCTAG GTGGAATCTTGGCCGGAGCGATATCCGATTACACCGGAGGGCGAGCGATCACCTGCTCCATTATGCTGATCCTAACGGCCCCCATG CTGTTCATCTACAATCAGTTTGGGCAGACAGCGGTCTCCACCACAGTCG CGATGCTCATCCTGTGCGGCATGTTGGTTAATGGGCCGTATTCTCTCATCACCACCGCGGTGTCTGCAGATCTG GGAACAcatgaatctttacatggaaacgCGAAGGCGCTCTCCACGGTCACCGCCATCATTGACGGCTCTGGATCCATAG GAGCGGCTCTGGGCCCGACCCTCGCGTCAGTGCTGTCATCCAAAGGCTGGAACTACGTCTTCTACATGCTGATTGTGGCTGATCTCCTGGCGTGTTTA TTCTTGGCTCGTCTGGTGTACAAGGAAATTAAGGAATTGTGTCCGTGTTTCCGGAAGGCCCAAGG CAATAGTCTGACATTAAAGCACAGTAACTCCGGGACCTGCGACTAG